From the genome of Delphinus delphis chromosome 8, mDelDel1.2, whole genome shotgun sequence, one region includes:
- the CDC42EP2 gene encoding cdc42 effector protein 2, giving the protein MSTKVPIYLKRGSRKGKKEKLRDLLSSDMISPPLGDFRHTIHIGSGGGSDMFGDISFLQGKFHLLPGTAVEEAEEDGGFELPFQFTRTATLCGRELPDGPSPLLKNAISLPVIGGPQALTLPAAQAPPKPPRLHLESPQPSPQPSPQEAGSVDIWRIPEAASTHSGLSPESGAEEPFLSHASSLLSLHVDLGPSILDDVLQIMDQDLGHLQIPT; this is encoded by the coding sequence ATGTCCACCAAGGTGCCCATCTATCTGAAGCGCGGCAGCCGCAAAGGCAAGAAGGAGAAGCTGCGGGACCTGCTGTCCTCAGACATGATCAGCCCACCACTGGGGGACTTCCGTCACACCATTCACATCGGCAGTGGTGGCGGCAGTGACATGTTCGGTGACATCTCCTTCCTGCAAGGCAAGTTCCACCTCCTGCCGGGGACGGCGGTCGAGGAGGCCGAGGAGGATGGTGGCTTTGAGCTGCCCTTCCAGTTCACGCGCACGGCCACCCTGTGCGGGCGGGAGCTCCCCGACGGGCCGTCCCCTCTGCTCAAGAACGCCATCTCCCTCCCCGTCATCGGCGGGCCCCAGGCACTCACCTTGCCTGCCGCCCAGGCCCCACCCAAACCCCCTCGCCTGCACCTGGAGAGCCCTCAGCCTTCCCCACAGCCCTCCCCGCAGGAGGCAGGGAGTGTGGACATCTGGCGGATTCCAGAGGCTGCCTCGACCCACAGTGGGCTGAGCCCCGAGTCTGGGGCTGAGGAGCCCTTCCTGTCCCACGCCAGCTCCCTGCTCTCCCTGCATGTAGACCTGGGGCCTTCCATCCTGGACGACGTTCTCCAGATCATGGACCAGGACCTGGGCCACCTGCAGATCCCCACATAG